Proteins from a genomic interval of Nitrospina gracilis Nb-211:
- a CDS encoding menaquinone biosynthesis protein: protein MPATLKFGFHDFLNAQPLLVPLETTAHEADFEMVKDVPARLADRLHAGELDLAMIPSIEYLSHAAEYRLVPGACIASRGAVDTVLLVLRGEAESVRTVALDERSRTSATLLRILFEEVFPPEVQYSRTHPDLAHMMRTCDAALVIGDQGFSARAHNAGWTVIDLSQRWWEQTGRAFVHAVVAVRREAALTPEMLKAIADAPNRGRASMDAIVRNQVEKTGLDASVVRDYLENKIIYTLGEEEMAGLTLFRDLCFQKKILSARPELQWAAPRTG from the coding sequence ATGCCTGCCACATTGAAATTCGGATTCCACGATTTCCTGAACGCACAACCCCTGCTCGTGCCGCTGGAAACGACCGCGCACGAAGCGGACTTTGAGATGGTGAAGGACGTGCCGGCCCGCCTGGCGGACCGCCTGCACGCCGGCGAACTCGATCTCGCCATGATCCCGTCGATCGAGTACCTCAGCCATGCCGCCGAGTACCGCCTCGTTCCCGGCGCGTGCATCGCCTCACGCGGCGCCGTGGACACGGTGCTGCTCGTCCTGCGCGGGGAGGCGGAATCGGTGCGCACGGTGGCGCTGGACGAACGCTCGCGCACCTCGGCGACACTTTTGCGCATTTTGTTTGAAGAGGTGTTTCCGCCGGAGGTGCAGTACTCGCGCACCCACCCGGACCTGGCACACATGATGCGCACCTGCGACGCGGCGCTGGTGATCGGCGACCAGGGCTTCTCCGCCCGCGCCCACAACGCAGGATGGACGGTGATCGACCTCAGCCAGCGCTGGTGGGAGCAAACCGGACGCGCTTTCGTTCACGCCGTGGTGGCGGTGCGGCGGGAAGCGGCGCTCACCCCGGAAATGCTGAAAGCCATTGCCGACGCGCCCAATCGGGGCCGCGCTTCGATGGACGCGATCGTTCGCAATCAGGTGGAGAAAACCGGACTCGATGCAAGCGTGGTGCGGGATTACCTGGAAAACAAGATCATTTACACTCTGGGCGAGGAGGAGATGGCGGGGCTCACCTTGTTCCGCGACCTGTGTTTCCAGAAAAAGATTCTGAGCGCGCGCCCGGAGTTGCAGTGGGCCGCACCCCGCACGGGCTGA
- a CDS encoding DUF488 domain-containing protein — MKSKPIRLYTIGFTKKSAEDFFARLKKAGVKKIIDVRLNNESQIAGFAKKQDLPFFLKKIGGIGYEHRPDLAPTQALIDEYRKEKKGVENFKKKYLQLVKKRKVEKALDPKDLDGACFLCSEDKAPDCHRSFLTQYLTQTCPTPIEVEDL; from the coding sequence ATGAAATCCAAACCCATCCGGCTGTACACCATCGGCTTCACCAAGAAGAGCGCGGAGGATTTTTTCGCGCGGCTGAAGAAGGCGGGCGTGAAGAAGATCATCGACGTGCGGCTGAACAACGAGTCGCAGATCGCCGGCTTCGCCAAGAAGCAGGACCTGCCGTTCTTTTTAAAGAAGATCGGCGGCATCGGCTACGAACACCGCCCCGACCTGGCACCGACGCAGGCGCTCATCGACGAGTACCGCAAAGAAAAGAAGGGCGTGGAGAATTTTAAGAAGAAGTATCTTCAACTCGTGAAGAAACGGAAAGTGGAAAAGGCGCTCGATCCGAAAGACCTCGACGGCGCGTGCTTTCTGTGTTCCGAGGACAAAGCCCCCGACTGCCACCGCTCCTTCCTCACCCAGTACCTCACCCAAACCTGCCCCACCCCCATCGAAGTCGAGGATTTGTAG
- a CDS encoding restriction endonuclease, protein MEVKALFDILENFGPTSLVLIVGGGFLAVFLLVQTLGLLFFGRTNDKRELYEYENKENDPEEGESDEFEDEDMESSSSEPVVSRMERHRFGEKLELAVGNFLEKKDWKVYYAGIEKGINDGGIDLIAKRDGTTVLIQCKFWKSHKIIYEKHINQFHGAIDKYRWDNPEEQVRGAFYTTARFSPEARRAAQIHEIELNESYRF, encoded by the coding sequence ATGGAAGTGAAGGCATTATTTGACATTTTGGAAAACTTCGGTCCTACCTCCCTCGTGTTAATAGTTGGAGGAGGGTTTTTGGCAGTGTTTTTGTTAGTCCAAACTTTAGGATTATTGTTTTTCGGACGGACCAATGACAAACGTGAACTCTACGAATACGAAAACAAAGAGAATGATCCCGAAGAAGGGGAAAGTGATGAATTCGAGGATGAAGATATGGAGTCCTCTTCATCTGAGCCGGTCGTCTCGAGGATGGAACGCCACCGCTTTGGCGAAAAGCTCGAGCTGGCAGTTGGAAACTTTTTAGAGAAAAAAGATTGGAAGGTTTACTACGCTGGCATTGAGAAAGGCATCAATGACGGCGGCATCGATTTGATCGCGAAACGGGATGGGACGACCGTTTTGATCCAATGCAAATTTTGGAAGTCACACAAGATCATCTATGAAAAACATATCAACCAATTTCATGGGGCCATCGATAAATATCGATGGGACAACCCGGAGGAACAGGTCCGGGGTGCTTTTTACACAACCGCCCGTTTTTCTCCGGAAGCCAGAAGGGCCGCACAAATCCACGAGATTGAGCTTAATGAAAGTTACAGATTCTAA
- a CDS encoding beta-ketoacyl-[acyl-carrier-protein] synthase family protein — MRREDRIVITGIGLTAPNGNSLPEFRQNLLEGRSGVQKFQTRFMGEVLAGVCNFDELRYQKKKEVRRGTRAGSIAVYCANEAIIDSGIDFTALDKSRIGVYTGTTEHGNVETENEVYNISQYNYDTKYWSHHHNPRTVANNPAGEVTLNMGITGPHYAIGAACAAGNLGIIQGVQMLRLREVDLAIAGGVSESIHTFGIFASFKAEGALATHADPTKASRPFDKSRNGIVCSEGGCLYTLERLTDAEQRGAKIYGEIVGYHSNSDAYDYILPEPGRQAECMQAALKKAGLEPGDVDILNTHATATQLGDIQEAKALRTVFPAGSKVRINNTKSYIGHTMGAAGALELTGNLPAFDDGLVHPTINIDEVDPECDLAPLKLVANQPERLEKVEIIVNNSFGMFGINSVLIVRKYQK, encoded by the coding sequence GTGCGCCGCGAGGATCGGATTGTCATCACAGGAATCGGCCTGACCGCCCCCAACGGCAACTCCCTGCCGGAGTTCCGCCAGAACCTGCTGGAGGGGCGCTCCGGCGTGCAGAAGTTCCAGACCCGCTTCATGGGCGAGGTGCTGGCCGGCGTCTGCAACTTCGACGAACTCCGCTACCAGAAGAAAAAAGAAGTCCGCCGCGGCACCCGCGCCGGGTCCATCGCCGTCTATTGCGCCAATGAGGCGATCATCGACTCCGGCATCGACTTCACTGCGCTCGACAAAAGCCGGATCGGCGTCTATACCGGCACCACGGAGCACGGCAACGTGGAGACGGAAAACGAGGTGTACAACATCAGCCAGTACAATTACGACACCAAGTACTGGTCGCACCACCACAACCCGCGCACCGTCGCCAACAACCCGGCGGGCGAGGTGACGCTGAACATGGGCATCACCGGCCCGCACTACGCCATCGGCGCCGCCTGCGCCGCGGGCAACCTGGGCATCATCCAGGGCGTGCAGATGTTGCGTCTGCGCGAGGTGGACCTGGCGATCGCCGGGGGCGTCTCCGAGAGCATCCACACCTTCGGCATCTTCGCCAGCTTCAAGGCGGAGGGCGCGCTCGCCACGCACGCCGATCCCACGAAAGCCAGCCGCCCCTTCGACAAAAGCCGCAACGGCATCGTCTGCTCCGAGGGCGGGTGCCTGTACACGCTGGAGCGGCTGACGGACGCCGAACAGCGCGGCGCCAAGATCTACGGCGAGATCGTCGGCTACCACAGCAACTCGGACGCCTACGACTACATCCTGCCCGAGCCGGGCCGCCAGGCGGAGTGCATGCAGGCGGCGCTGAAAAAGGCCGGGCTGGAGCCGGGAGATGTCGACATCCTCAACACCCACGCCACGGCGACGCAGTTGGGCGACATTCAGGAGGCCAAGGCCCTGCGCACGGTGTTTCCCGCTGGCTCGAAGGTACGAATCAATAATACAAAGAGTTATATCGGCCACACCATGGGCGCGGCGGGGGCGCTGGAACTCACCGGCAACCTGCCCGCGTTCGACGACGGTCTGGTCCACCCCACCATCAACATCGACGAGGTGGACCCGGAGTGCGATCTGGCCCCTTTGAAGCTTGTGGCCAACCAGCCGGAACGGCTGGAAAAGGTCGAAATCATCGTCAATAACAGCTTCGGCATGTTCGGCATCAACTCGGTGCTGATCGTCCGAAAATACCAAAAATAG
- a CDS encoding acyl carrier protein — protein MTKEEVRTAILNIIAEIAPDEDLSTVQDEEKLRDQFDLDSMDFLDIVMELRKRFNLEVPEADYPQLVTMKSCVEYLFPRLKDRHLVT, from the coding sequence ATGACGAAAGAGGAAGTACGTACCGCCATCCTGAATATCATTGCTGAAATCGCTCCGGACGAGGACCTGAGTACCGTCCAGGACGAGGAGAAGCTCCGCGACCAGTTCGATCTCGATTCGATGGACTTTCTGGACATCGTCATGGAATTGCGCAAGCGCTTCAACCTCGAGGTACCGGAAGCCGATTACCCCCAGCTGGTCACGATGAAAAGCTGTGTCGAATACCTGTTTCCGCGTCTCAAAGACCGGCACCTGGTAACCTGA
- a CDS encoding phytoene desaturase family protein: MVYDALIIGSGLSGLAAGIRLAMFNKKVLIVEKHVEVGGLNSFYVRKNRTFDVGLHAMTNYVPKGARNAPLSKLLKQLRFRHEDFRLCPQHQSEIRFPGHALRFTNDFSVLEEEVARAFPAQIDGFRRLVAKIRDYDELNLNNSRFTPARAVVQECLSDPVLIDMLFCPLMYYGSASEGDMDFYQFVIMFKSVFMEGFAKPQGGMPYILNLLVDKYKTLGGELRMGAGVKAIHAPEGVLQSVELENGETVLADKVISSAGYIETLRLCRPCPVEEAKCEEGRMSFMECLFVLDRQPKDLGYDKSIVFFSTRPRFEYRVPEAAVDVTSGVLCAPNNFDYPQPGEGMLRLTNQANYGMWNGMVRADYRAAKKAWRERAIEEILQFFPDFRHNVTFTDAFTPKTICKYTGHLNGAVYGAPHKIKDGRTPIRNVFICGTDQGFLGIIGATLSGISMANLHVLQAENKPEYGRI; this comes from the coding sequence ATGGTGTACGATGCGCTCATAATCGGCTCCGGCCTCTCCGGCCTCGCCGCGGGCATCCGGTTGGCGATGTTCAACAAGAAGGTGCTGATCGTCGAGAAGCACGTGGAGGTGGGCGGCCTCAACAGCTTTTACGTGCGTAAAAACAGGACGTTCGACGTCGGCCTGCACGCCATGACCAACTACGTGCCGAAGGGCGCGCGCAACGCGCCGCTCAGCAAACTGCTCAAGCAGTTGCGCTTCCGCCACGAGGATTTTCGCCTCTGCCCGCAACACCAGTCCGAGATCCGCTTCCCCGGACACGCGCTCCGTTTCACCAACGACTTTTCCGTGCTGGAAGAGGAAGTCGCGCGCGCCTTCCCGGCGCAGATCGACGGCTTCCGCCGCCTCGTCGCCAAAATCCGCGACTACGACGAACTCAACCTCAACAACAGCCGCTTCACCCCGGCCCGCGCCGTGGTGCAGGAATGCCTCTCCGATCCCGTCCTCATCGACATGCTGTTCTGCCCGCTCATGTACTATGGCAGCGCCAGCGAGGGCGACATGGATTTCTACCAGTTCGTCATCATGTTCAAATCCGTGTTCATGGAAGGCTTCGCCAAACCGCAGGGCGGTATGCCGTACATCCTGAACCTGCTGGTGGACAAGTACAAAACCCTGGGCGGCGAATTGCGCATGGGCGCGGGCGTCAAGGCCATTCACGCGCCGGAGGGTGTTCTGCAATCTGTGGAACTTGAAAACGGCGAGACGGTGCTGGCGGACAAGGTGATTTCCTCGGCGGGCTACATCGAGACGCTTCGCCTGTGCCGGCCCTGCCCGGTGGAGGAGGCCAAGTGCGAGGAAGGCCGGATGTCGTTCATGGAGTGCCTGTTCGTGCTCGACCGCCAGCCGAAAGACCTGGGTTACGACAAGAGCATCGTGTTCTTCTCCACCCGCCCGCGATTTGAATACCGCGTGCCGGAGGCGGCGGTGGACGTGACCAGCGGCGTGCTGTGTGCCCCCAACAATTTCGATTACCCCCAGCCCGGCGAAGGCATGCTGAGGCTCACCAACCAGGCCAATTACGGCATGTGGAACGGCATGGTCCGTGCCGACTACCGCGCCGCCAAGAAAGCATGGCGCGAGCGGGCGATTGAGGAAATCCTTCAATTTTTCCCCGATTTCCGGCATAATGTTACGTTCACGGACGCGTTTACACCCAAGACCATCTGCAAATACACCGGGCACCTCAACGGGGCGGTGTACGGTGCCCCCCACAAGATCAAGGACGGGCGCACGCCCATCCGCAACGTCTTTATTTGCGGGACAGATCAGGGTTTTTTGGGTATCATTGGCGCGACTTTGAGCGGCATTTCCATGGCCAATCTGCACGTATTGCAGGCCGAAAACAAACCGGAATACGGGAGAATTTGA
- a CDS encoding phytoene desaturase family protein, translating to MAKDWLKGVKSAYDTVIIGSGLAGLTAANMLARFGHRVLVLEHHYNLGGLATWFKRKGGHIMDISLHGFPIGMIKTCRKYWSKEIADSIIRLRNIRFDNPQFAFGTTFDKEDFTNLMRERFGILKETIDEFFETVRAMNFYDDVKMTTRELFEKFFPGRSDVHRLLMEPITYANGSTLDDPAITYGIVFSNFMDKGVYTFQGGTNELIRKMKKELLKNGVDIRTHCLVEKVLVEDQQVTGVRVNGREIPAKAVLSNSNILNTIEKLTGEEHFSKEFIKEVRDVRLNDSSCQVYIGIKKGEKIDNVGDLLFTSQKEEFDSEELLDFHTTSRTFSFYYPEIRPGHNQYSIVASTNARYKDWAYLSEEEYLAKKEELIERTLEALERYVPGVREKIDHVEASTPKTFKRYTTHPGGVSFGTKFEGLKVSRELPNQIAGLFHAGSVGIIMSGWLGAANYGVIVANEVDKFVLSLRKAKLEPVNV from the coding sequence ATGGCAAAGGACTGGTTGAAAGGGGTGAAGTCGGCCTACGATACGGTCATTATCGGAAGCGGCCTGGCGGGTCTCACCGCCGCCAACATGCTGGCCCGGTTCGGGCACCGCGTGCTGGTGCTGGAACACCACTACAATCTGGGCGGCCTCGCCACCTGGTTTAAACGCAAGGGCGGCCACATCATGGACATCTCCCTCCACGGCTTCCCCATCGGCATGATCAAGACCTGCAGAAAATACTGGTCGAAGGAAATCGCCGACTCCATCATCCGCCTGCGCAATATCCGTTTCGACAATCCCCAGTTCGCCTTCGGCACCACGTTCGATAAAGAAGACTTCACCAATCTCATGCGCGAACGTTTCGGCATCCTCAAGGAAACCATCGACGAGTTTTTCGAAACCGTGCGGGCGATGAATTTTTATGACGACGTGAAGATGACCACGCGCGAGCTGTTCGAGAAGTTTTTTCCCGGCCGCAGTGACGTGCATCGCCTGCTGATGGAACCGATCACCTACGCCAACGGCTCCACTTTGGACGACCCGGCTATCACCTACGGCATCGTGTTCTCCAACTTCATGGACAAGGGCGTCTATACTTTTCAGGGCGGCACCAACGAACTGATCCGCAAGATGAAAAAGGAACTGCTCAAAAACGGCGTGGACATCCGCACCCACTGCCTGGTCGAAAAGGTGCTGGTGGAAGATCAGCAGGTGACCGGCGTGCGCGTGAACGGACGCGAGATTCCCGCCAAGGCGGTGCTTTCCAACAGCAATATCCTGAACACCATCGAAAAGCTGACCGGTGAGGAACATTTTTCGAAAGAGTTCATCAAGGAAGTGCGCGACGTGCGCCTCAACGACAGCAGTTGCCAGGTGTACATAGGCATCAAAAAGGGCGAGAAGATCGACAACGTCGGCGACCTGCTGTTCACCTCGCAGAAAGAGGAATTCGATTCCGAGGAACTGCTCGACTTCCACACCACCAGCCGCACGTTTTCGTTCTACTATCCGGAGATCCGTCCCGGCCACAACCAGTATTCCATCGTCGCCTCCACCAACGCCCGCTACAAGGACTGGGCGTACCTGAGTGAAGAGGAATACCTGGCGAAAAAAGAGGAATTGATCGAACGCACACTGGAGGCTTTGGAGCGTTACGTGCCCGGCGTGCGCGAGAAGATCGACCATGTGGAAGCGTCCACGCCGAAAACGTTCAAGCGCTACACCACGCATCCCGGCGGCGTGTCGTTCGGCACCAAGTTCGAGGGATTGAAAGTCAGCCGCGAACTGCCCAACCAGATCGCCGGGCTGTTCCATGCGGGATCGGTGGGCATCATCATGTCCGGCTGGCTGGGCGCCGCCAACTACGGCGTCATCGTCGCCAACGAGGTGGACAAGTTCGTGTTGTCCCTCCGCAAGGCGAAACTGGAACCGGTCAACGTCTGA
- the fabG gene encoding 3-oxoacyl-ACP reductase FabG, which produces MQFDFTDQTVIVTGGTRGIGRGIAEAFLKAGATVVATYLSNQDAAEQFQKDNADAGDRLHVRQCDVTNLEKVEAFYKHVTETLGTFHVLVNNSGIRRDAIVGMMTEEDWRDVVDTNLTGTFTMSKLAVQNLSRKRYGRIINITSPIGKFGFAGQANYAATKAGQVAFTKSLSKEVASRKITVNCVSPGFIDTDFIADLPDDQKQQYLEQVPLKRFGTVEDVAYCVLFLASRDAAYITGAVLEVTGGL; this is translated from the coding sequence ATGCAATTCGACTTCACAGACCAGACGGTGATCGTGACCGGCGGCACCCGCGGTATCGGCCGCGGCATCGCCGAGGCCTTCCTGAAAGCGGGTGCGACCGTCGTCGCCACCTACCTGTCCAACCAGGACGCCGCCGAGCAGTTCCAGAAAGACAACGCCGATGCGGGCGACCGCCTGCACGTCCGGCAGTGCGACGTCACCAACCTGGAAAAGGTTGAAGCGTTTTATAAACATGTAACGGAAACGCTCGGCACGTTTCACGTGCTGGTCAACAATTCCGGCATCCGCCGCGACGCCATCGTCGGCATGATGACGGAAGAAGACTGGCGCGACGTGGTGGACACCAACCTCACCGGCACCTTCACCATGAGCAAGCTCGCGGTGCAGAACCTGTCGCGCAAGCGCTACGGCCGCATCATCAACATCACTTCGCCCATTGGCAAGTTCGGCTTCGCCGGGCAGGCCAATTACGCCGCCACCAAGGCCGGACAGGTGGCCTTCACCAAATCGTTGTCGAAAGAAGTGGCCAGCCGCAAGATCACCGTCAACTGCGTGTCGCCGGGGTTCATCGACACCGATTTCATCGCCGACCTGCCGGACGACCAGAAACAGCAGTACCTCGAGCAGGTGCCGCTGAAACGCTTCGGCACGGTGGAGGACGTCGCGTATTGCGTGCTGTTCCTCGCCAGCCGCGACGCGGCCTACATCACCGGCGCCGTGCTGGAAGTGACGGGTGGATTGTAA
- the fabZ gene encoding 3-hydroxyacyl-ACP dehydratase FabZ gives MDDDILNTIPHRPPFLFVDEIVEQTAERIHTRKTINADEPFFKGHYPDFPIMPGVLICECVFQAGALLMAKKLGTEEGKVPVLTRIQNVKFKQPVYPDSVLDIHVEYGESVGPAHYMKGKAEVNGKTAVSVEFTAMLMEEQR, from the coding sequence ATGGATGACGACATTTTAAACACCATCCCGCACCGGCCGCCGTTCTTGTTCGTCGATGAGATCGTCGAGCAGACCGCCGAACGCATCCATACGCGCAAAACCATAAACGCGGACGAGCCGTTCTTCAAAGGCCATTACCCGGACTTCCCCATCATGCCGGGCGTGCTCATCTGTGAATGCGTGTTTCAGGCGGGGGCGCTGTTGATGGCAAAAAAACTGGGCACGGAGGAAGGCAAGGTGCCGGTGTTGACGCGCATCCAGAACGTGAAGTTCAAACAACCCGTCTATCCCGACAGCGTGCTCGACATCCACGTCGAGTACGGCGAGAGCGTCGGCCCGGCGCATTACATGAAAGGCAAGGCGGAAGTGAACGGCAAGACTGCGGTGTCGGTCGAGTTCACCGCCATGCTGATGGAGGAACAACGGTGA
- a CDS encoding enoyl-ACP reductase FabI — MSFLNLEGKNILVTGVANKKSVAYHIGKTLEQEGAKVLYSVRSEARKASVKKLLDPAPMFVCDVEDEAQIDHLRDEVSKTTDTLHGLVHSIAFANFADGLKPFHETSKRDFLQCVDISCYSLIRLSNAFKDLFAKDASVVAVGISTTRMAAENYGYMGPAKAALDSSLAFLAKSFSQFSRVRFNSVNAGLLKTSASAGIPGYLDSYMHAEQLTLRKKALQTQEVANAAVFLLSERSGGINAQGIVLDAGMSINYFDKDIVRRAQRPDPD, encoded by the coding sequence GTGAGCTTCCTCAACCTCGAAGGCAAGAACATCCTCGTCACCGGCGTCGCCAACAAAAAAAGCGTCGCCTACCATATAGGCAAAACGCTGGAACAGGAGGGCGCGAAGGTGCTCTATAGCGTGCGCTCGGAAGCCCGCAAGGCCAGCGTCAAAAAACTGCTCGACCCGGCGCCGATGTTCGTCTGCGACGTGGAGGACGAAGCGCAGATCGACCACCTGCGCGACGAGGTTTCCAAAACCACCGACACCCTGCACGGCCTCGTGCATTCCATCGCCTTCGCCAATTTCGCCGACGGACTCAAACCGTTTCACGAAACCTCCAAACGTGATTTTCTGCAGTGCGTGGACATCTCCTGCTACTCGCTCATCCGCCTGTCGAACGCGTTCAAGGATTTGTTCGCCAAAGACGCATCGGTGGTGGCGGTGGGCATCTCCACCACGCGCATGGCGGCGGAGAACTACGGTTACATGGGACCCGCCAAGGCCGCGCTCGATTCCTCCCTCGCCTTCCTCGCCAAATCGTTCAGCCAGTTCAGCCGGGTGCGGTTCAATTCGGTGAACGCAGGATTGCTCAAGACTTCCGCTTCGGCGGGCATACCGGGATACCTCGACTCCTACATGCACGCCGAGCAGTTGACGCTGCGCAAAAAGGCATTGCAGACGCAGGAAGTGGCGAACGCCGCCGTGTTTCTGCTTAGCGAGCGGTCGGGCGGCATCAACGCGCAGGGCATCGTGCTCGACGCCGGTATGAGCATCAACTACTTCGATAAGGACATCGTCCGCCGCGCCCAGCGCCCGGACCCCGATTAA
- a CDS encoding ferritin-like domain-containing protein — protein sequence MEIASEELLEVSTEMEEKVQELYRGLAAHIEDPVVKNYLLLMARDEAHHEKHFEEMLGTKESRHCGWNDSKQLRQLIDTKIQKDLFPLIDKMLERMHPSPDIRQGLEVCLKCEVLAVEFYGLMRASCDDVETKSVLIELESEEKSHRDFIQALLDHWEEKFG from the coding sequence ATGGAAATCGCAAGCGAGGAACTCCTTGAAGTTTCAACTGAAATGGAAGAGAAGGTGCAGGAGTTGTACCGCGGCCTCGCCGCACACATTGAAGACCCGGTGGTGAAGAATTATCTGTTGCTGATGGCCCGGGATGAAGCTCATCATGAAAAACATTTTGAAGAGATGCTGGGCACAAAGGAAAGCCGGCATTGCGGCTGGAATGACAGCAAGCAACTGCGTCAGTTGATCGACACAAAGATTCAAAAGGATTTGTTTCCCCTGATTGATAAAATGCTGGAACGCATGCACCCCTCACCGGATATCCGTCAGGGGCTGGAGGTTTGTCTGAAATGCGAAGTGCTGGCCGTTGAGTTTTATGGACTCATGCGGGCCAGTTGTGACGATGTGGAAACCAAATCGGTTTTGATCGAGTTGGAAAGCGAAGAGAAATCGCATCGCGACTTCATTCAGGCCCTGCTTGATCACTGGGAGGAAAAGTTTGGCTGA
- a CDS encoding PA0069 family radical SAM protein, producing the protein MKPTHGSSAKQATGRGAGSNPANRFKPLDRSTAEDWLDDPQGPGRDTEFWQDVSKSILSSNDSPDIPFDYSLNPYRGCEHGCIYCYARPTHEYFELSAGIDFESKILVKPNAPELFRQALARKSWTPQAIAISGVTDAYQPVERKLGLTRACLQVALDFRNPVAIITKNHLVTRDVDVLSQLTAFDCAAVYLSITTLDADLARKLEPRASTPENRLDAIRALNEAGVPVGVLTAPVIPGLTDHEIPALLKAAKEAGARFAGYQVLRLPYGLKDLFREWLETHVPTQAGKVLNRIREVRGGELNETRFGARMKGEGVYAEQIKQMFQLARKQVGFSAGGPRLCTDHFRDPTDRQKKLF; encoded by the coding sequence ATGAAGCCAACACATGGATCGTCGGCGAAACAGGCAACGGGCCGGGGGGCGGGGAGCAATCCCGCCAACCGGTTCAAGCCGCTTGACCGCTCCACGGCCGAGGATTGGCTGGATGATCCCCAGGGTCCGGGCCGGGACACGGAGTTCTGGCAGGACGTCTCGAAGTCCATCCTGTCGTCAAACGACAGCCCGGACATTCCCTTCGATTACAGCCTGAACCCCTACCGCGGGTGCGAGCACGGATGCATCTATTGTTATGCGCGGCCGACGCACGAATATTTCGAGTTGTCGGCGGGAATCGATTTCGAAAGCAAGATCCTCGTCAAACCCAACGCACCGGAACTTTTCAGGCAGGCGCTGGCACGAAAAAGCTGGACGCCGCAGGCCATTGCCATTTCCGGCGTCACCGACGCGTACCAGCCTGTCGAGCGCAAGCTCGGTTTGACGCGCGCCTGCTTGCAGGTCGCGCTCGATTTCCGCAACCCCGTCGCCATCATCACCAAAAATCACCTCGTGACGCGCGACGTCGACGTGCTGTCGCAACTCACAGCGTTCGATTGCGCCGCCGTGTACCTGTCGATCACCACGCTCGATGCGGACCTCGCGCGCAAACTGGAACCGCGCGCCTCGACGCCGGAGAACCGGCTCGATGCGATCCGTGCGTTGAACGAGGCGGGCGTTCCCGTTGGCGTGCTCACCGCGCCGGTCATTCCCGGTCTCACCGATCATGAAATCCCCGCCTTATTGAAAGCGGCGAAAGAAGCGGGTGCGCGGTTTGCGGGCTACCAGGTCCTGCGCCTGCCGTATGGCTTGAAAGACCTGTTCCGGGAATGGCTGGAAACGCACGTGCCGACGCAGGCGGGAAAAGTTTTAAACCGCATCCGCGAGGTGCGCGGCGGGGAATTGAATGAAACGCGCTTCGGCGCACGCATGAAAGGGGAAGGCGTGTACGCGGAGCAGATCAAACAAATGTTCCAACTCGCGCGCAAACAGGTGGGGTTTTCGGCAGGCGGACCGCGTCTTTGCACCGATCACTTCCGCGATCCCACCGACCGGCAGAAAAAGCTGTTTTAG